From Planococcus halocryophilus, the proteins below share one genomic window:
- the nikC gene encoding nickel transporter permease — protein sequence MAETVNNPEKEEMQKVAGPWKEAWRGFRKSKVAVVGMGIVIFFILLAIFGPLITLQGINEQNLSQRLMPPSSTHWMGTDDFGRDILSRVVYGARISLWVGFLAVIGSVIVGSILGILAGYYGRFVDTIISRIFDIMLAFPSILLAIAVVSVLGPSLRNALIAIAIINVPNFGRLIRSKVLSIKEDEYIMSAKAIGMKDNRILISHILPNSMAPVIVQGTLAIATAIIEAAALGFLGLGAQAPSPEWGKMLADSRSYLTNAPWTMIFPGVAIMLTVLGFNLMGDGLRDALDPRMKS from the coding sequence ATGGCTGAAACAGTAAATAATCCAGAAAAAGAAGAAATGCAGAAAGTCGCTGGACCTTGGAAAGAGGCTTGGCGAGGTTTCCGCAAAAGTAAAGTAGCGGTTGTTGGTATGGGGATTGTTATCTTCTTTATTTTGTTAGCAATTTTCGGACCGCTTATTACATTGCAAGGCATCAATGAACAAAATCTGTCTCAACGGCTTATGCCTCCTTCTTCCACTCATTGGATGGGTACAGACGATTTTGGTCGAGATATTTTATCGCGAGTTGTATATGGTGCTCGAATTTCGCTATGGGTCGGCTTTTTAGCAGTTATTGGATCGGTTATTGTAGGAAGTATTTTAGGGATTTTAGCAGGTTATTACGGACGTTTTGTAGATACAATTATCTCTCGTATTTTCGATATCATGCTAGCATTCCCAAGTATTTTACTTGCCATCGCGGTAGTATCTGTTCTAGGACCATCTTTACGTAATGCGTTAATTGCGATTGCTATTATCAACGTACCAAACTTTGGACGTTTGATTCGTTCGAAAGTATTGAGTATTAAAGAAGATGAATACATCATGTCCGCAAAAGCAATCGGCATGAAAGATAATCGGATTTTGATTTCGCATATCTTGCCGAACTCCATGGCGCCAGTTATTGTTCAAGGAACATTGGCGATTGCGACTGCGATCATTGAAGCAGCAGCACTTGGATTTTTAGGGTTAGGTGCACAAGCTCCGTCTCCAGAATGGGGCAAAATGTTGGCAGATTCGCGTTCGTATTTAACGAATGCACCTTGGACAATGATTTTTCCAGGAGTAGCTATTATGTTGACAGTACTAGGCTTTAACTTAATGGGAGACGGTTTACGTGACGCATTAGATCCACGAATGAAATCATAA
- a CDS encoding FUSC family protein codes for MKLGARIFKTGVAISMALYLANLLDLPSPVFAGVAAIFAIQPSIYRSYLTLLDQIYGNLIGATIAIVFVLTLGSNYLTIGIAAILAIVVMLKLKLENTVPLTLVTIIIIMDSHSTNFLTFASLRISTVMLGIISAFIVNMIFLPPKYETRLFTSIHSVSEEVIRWIRVSIRHASDHASVKEDIDKLTEKLIKVDQWYSFYKEERSYTKKQQYAKARKLVLYRQMIATSKKSLEVLKRLNRFENELMELPEHFHMMVQERLESLASYHEQLYMKYVGKLRPEHSEGSGTDAVMRRNEVMTIFVKEINLAHEENEGEFSVYHLMHVLSAILDYEEQLEHLDLLIIAYLNYHSEEVDTGLENAI; via the coding sequence ATGAAATTAGGTGCACGTATCTTTAAAACTGGCGTGGCCATTTCTATGGCCTTGTATTTGGCCAACTTATTGGATCTGCCTTCTCCTGTTTTCGCAGGGGTAGCAGCGATTTTCGCTATCCAGCCATCTATTTACCGTTCTTACTTAACATTACTCGATCAAATTTATGGAAATTTGATTGGTGCCACAATAGCGATTGTTTTTGTGCTAACACTTGGCAGTAATTATTTAACCATTGGTATAGCAGCAATATTAGCGATTGTCGTCATGCTGAAGTTGAAGTTAGAAAATACCGTTCCATTAACTTTAGTAACGATTATCATCATTATGGATTCTCATTCTACGAACTTCTTAACTTTTGCATCGCTAAGAATCTCAACTGTTATGCTTGGAATTATATCTGCCTTTATCGTAAATATGATATTTCTGCCACCTAAATACGAAACCCGTTTGTTTACTTCCATTCATTCTGTTAGTGAAGAAGTGATTCGTTGGATTCGCGTTTCGATCCGTCATGCATCTGATCATGCCTCTGTTAAAGAAGACATTGATAAATTAACAGAGAAATTAATAAAAGTTGATCAATGGTATTCATTTTATAAAGAAGAACGTAGCTACACCAAGAAGCAGCAATATGCAAAAGCACGAAAATTGGTCCTGTACCGTCAAATGATTGCCACATCGAAAAAGAGCTTAGAAGTTTTAAAGCGCTTGAACCGTTTTGAAAATGAACTAATGGAACTTCCTGAGCACTTTCATATGATGGTTCAAGAGCGATTAGAAAGTTTGGCGAGTTACCATGAGCAACTTTACATGAAATATGTTGGTAAATTACGTCCCGAACATAGCGAAGGTTCTGGGACTGATGCCGTCATGAGACGCAATGAAGTAATGACAATTTTTGTAAAAGAAATCAATTTAGCACATGAAGAAAATGAAGGTGAATTTTCGGTTTATCATTTAATGCATGTGTTATCAGCTATTTTAGATTACGAAGAACAACTAGAGCATCTAGACTTACTTATCATAGCTTACTTGAACTATCATTCAGAAGAAGTAGATACAGGTCTTGAAAATGCCATATAA
- a CDS encoding glutamate-1-semialdehyde 2,1-aminomutase → MNHSTSEELHKEALQHIVGGVNSPSRSFKAVGGGSPIAMERGKGAYFWDVDGNKYIDYLAAYGPIITGHAHPHITKAITHAAETGLLYGTPTRHEITFAKMLKEAMPNMDRVRFVNSGTEAVMTTIRVSRAYTGRTKIMKFAGCYHGHSDLVLVAAGSGPATLGTPDSAGVPKSIAEEVITVPFNDIEAFSEAMDHWGEEIACLLVEPIVGNFGIVEPKEGYLKEVHRIAHEKGALIVYDEVITAFRFHYGGAQDILGLTPDLTALGKIIGGGLPIGAYGGKKEIMETVAPLGPAYQAGTMAGNPASIQAGIACLEVLRQEGVYEKMDELGEKLEKGIIAAAEEFDVTITVNRLKGALTIYFTDITVENYEQAEKSDGEIFGRFFKLMLSQGINLAPSKYEAWFLTTEHTEEDIDFSIQAVRKAFKQL, encoded by the coding sequence ATGAATCATTCGACATCAGAAGAACTACATAAAGAAGCATTACAACACATCGTCGGCGGAGTTAACAGTCCTTCAAGATCATTTAAAGCAGTTGGTGGAGGTTCCCCTATCGCTATGGAGCGCGGCAAGGGCGCTTATTTTTGGGACGTTGATGGCAATAAATACATAGACTATCTAGCGGCATACGGACCGATCATCACAGGTCATGCCCATCCACATATAACAAAAGCGATTACACATGCAGCAGAAACAGGTTTGCTTTATGGAACTCCGACACGTCACGAAATTACTTTCGCTAAAATGTTGAAAGAAGCAATGCCGAACATGGATAGAGTTCGTTTTGTAAACAGTGGAACCGAAGCAGTTATGACAACAATTCGGGTGTCACGTGCATACACTGGCCGCACAAAAATTATGAAGTTTGCAGGATGCTATCACGGACATTCTGATTTAGTTCTTGTAGCTGCTGGATCAGGCCCTGCGACACTCGGCACTCCTGATTCAGCAGGTGTTCCAAAATCCATCGCTGAAGAAGTGATTACAGTTCCTTTTAATGACATCGAAGCATTTTCAGAAGCGATGGATCATTGGGGCGAAGAAATTGCATGTCTTCTCGTCGAACCGATTGTTGGCAATTTCGGGATTGTTGAACCAAAAGAAGGTTACTTGAAAGAGGTTCACCGCATCGCGCATGAAAAAGGAGCCTTAATTGTTTATGATGAAGTGATTACCGCTTTTCGTTTCCATTACGGCGGTGCTCAAGACATCCTCGGGTTGACACCAGACCTTACCGCGCTCGGAAAAATCATTGGTGGTGGTTTACCAATCGGTGCTTATGGGGGTAAAAAAGAAATTATGGAAACAGTGGCTCCTCTAGGTCCCGCTTATCAAGCAGGGACAATGGCCGGAAACCCTGCCTCGATACAAGCTGGAATCGCTTGTTTAGAAGTTCTTCGTCAAGAAGGTGTCTATGAAAAAATGGATGAACTCGGAGAAAAGCTAGAAAAAGGGATAATAGCAGCTGCTGAAGAATTTGACGTTACAATTACTGTTAATCGACTAAAAGGTGCATTAACCATTTACTTTACTGATATAACCGTAGAAAATTACGAACAAGCGGAGAAATCTGATGGCGAAATTTTTGGTCGTTTCTTTAAATTGATGCTCTCTCAAGGTATCAATCTTGCTCCATCAAAATACGAAGCTTGGTTTTTAACAACTGAACATACAGAAGAAGATATAGATTTTTCTATTCAAGCGGTACGCAAGGCCTTTAAACAGTTATAA
- the bcp gene encoding thioredoxin-dependent thiol peroxidase, with amino-acid sequence MTAVEGMQAPEFSLKNEAGEIVSLKDFSDNKYVVLYFYPKDMTPGCTTQACDFRDAQANFSELNAVILGVSADSEDRHTKFKEKHGLPFSLLVDEDHQMSEDYGVWIEKNMYGKKFMGIERSTFLINPTGTIVKSWRKVKVPNHIQDVLETLKTMSNQ; translated from the coding sequence ATGACTGCAGTTGAAGGTATGCAAGCACCAGAATTTTCATTGAAAAACGAAGCCGGAGAAATTGTCTCACTGAAAGATTTCAGTGACAACAAATATGTGGTTCTTTATTTTTATCCAAAAGACATGACTCCTGGTTGTACGACACAAGCATGCGACTTTCGGGATGCACAAGCTAATTTTTCTGAACTGAATGCGGTAATCTTAGGGGTAAGTGCAGATTCAGAAGACCGCCACACTAAGTTTAAGGAAAAACACGGATTGCCATTTTCACTTTTGGTAGACGAAGACCACCAAATGTCTGAGGATTACGGCGTTTGGATAGAGAAGAACATGTACGGTAAAAAATTCATGGGCATTGAGCGTTCAACTTTCCTAATCAATCCAACAGGTACTATTGTCAAATCGTGGCGCAAAGTGAAAGTGCCTAATCACATTCAAGATGTTTTAGAGACTTTGAAAACAATGAGTAACCAATAA
- a CDS encoding D-2-hydroxyacid dehydrogenase, producing the protein MEILFTFVPRVDQQQRIIEEFPEVDFYFLYRDKTRLSSADIIVTYGEDLTAEDIESAVKVKWIMVASAGIEKLPHQAIESRGITVSNVRGIHKTPMAESALAHLLALKRALPVIYQNQRNQQWERKIRSSELSGTTALILGPGAIGAEIGRLLQAFGVHIIGCNRSGAQAPNMDEMVSFEKIMEKLPEADYVISVLPSTDETKQLLKEEHFKAMKDTVIFMNFGRGDLVTDNVLLNALQEKEITFAVLDVFEHEPLPADHPYWSMDNVVVSPHISSKSGKYVDRTLDIFIPNLKKWLIDQSDPTNLVDMEKGY; encoded by the coding sequence ATGGAAATTTTATTTACATTTGTCCCACGAGTTGATCAACAACAAAGAATAATAGAAGAGTTCCCAGAAGTTGATTTCTATTTTCTTTACCGTGATAAAACACGGTTATCATCCGCGGATATCATTGTTACTTATGGAGAAGACTTGACTGCAGAAGATATTGAATCGGCTGTAAAAGTAAAATGGATTATGGTAGCCAGTGCGGGGATTGAAAAACTGCCACATCAAGCGATTGAATCACGCGGTATTACCGTGTCGAATGTAAGAGGGATTCATAAAACACCAATGGCTGAATCAGCTTTAGCTCATTTACTGGCTTTAAAGCGCGCGTTACCAGTCATTTATCAAAATCAACGCAATCAACAATGGGAGCGGAAAATACGTTCTTCAGAATTAAGTGGTACGACCGCATTGATTCTTGGACCAGGAGCGATTGGAGCAGAAATCGGTCGATTGCTACAAGCGTTTGGTGTCCATATAATTGGCTGTAATCGCTCTGGTGCACAGGCACCAAATATGGATGAAATGGTTTCTTTTGAAAAGATAATGGAAAAGCTTCCGGAAGCAGACTATGTTATCTCAGTTTTACCAAGTACAGATGAAACTAAACAGCTTTTAAAAGAAGAACATTTCAAAGCAATGAAAGACACAGTCATCTTTATGAACTTCGGTAGAGGTGATTTAGTCACAGATAACGTTCTATTAAATGCATTGCAAGAAAAAGAAATCACATTTGCTGTTTTAGATGTGTTCGAACATGAACCACTTCCTGCAGATCATCCGTATTGGTCAATGGATAATGTTGTTGTCTCACCGCATATTTCTAGCAAATCAGGAAAGTATGTGGACCGTACACTCGATATCTTTATTCCGAATTTGAAAAAATGGCTTATTGATCAATCCGATCCAACCAATCTAGTCGATATGGAAAAGGGGTATTAA
- a CDS encoding cob(I)yrinic acid a,c-diamide adenosyltransferase, with translation MKIYTKTGDKGTTSLVYGTRVAKNDAVVEAYGTCDEANTLIGLAVGHLNTEFFNEKEELLKVFHEIQTTLFHVGAELATPKGKEVKWKLAEDDISKLEQWIDLYDDAVPTLSNFILPGGHPSGATLHVARTVVRRAERTVLSIGTDVSPNVLAYLNRLSDFLFVAARLVNQRLGRVERGLHEK, from the coding sequence ATGAAAATTTATACGAAAACTGGCGACAAAGGGACAACTTCACTCGTTTACGGAACTCGAGTAGCTAAAAATGATGCGGTAGTAGAAGCTTACGGAACATGTGACGAAGCAAATACATTAATCGGTTTAGCAGTTGGACATTTAAATACAGAGTTTTTTAATGAAAAAGAAGAACTTTTAAAAGTCTTTCATGAAATCCAGACCACTTTGTTCCATGTTGGAGCAGAACTTGCTACACCAAAAGGGAAAGAAGTGAAATGGAAGCTGGCGGAAGACGATATTTCAAAGCTCGAACAATGGATTGATCTATATGACGATGCAGTTCCGACGCTCAGCAATTTTATTTTGCCAGGTGGACATCCATCTGGAGCAACGCTTCACGTAGCAAGAACTGTAGTTAGAAGAGCTGAACGTACCGTACTATCTATCGGAACCGATGTTTCGCCAAATGTTTTGGCGTACTTAAACCGGCTGTCGGATTTCTTGTTTGTTGCAGCACGCTTGGTCAATCAACGACTTGGAAGAGTAGAAAGAGGTTTGCATGAGAAATAA
- the perR gene encoding peroxide-responsive transcriptional repressor PerR, whose protein sequence is MSEVQLKDALDALKSTGVRITPQRHAILEYMIHSTNHPTADDIYRALEKMFPNMSVATVYNNLRVFRKAGLVKELTYGDSSSRFDFVTHDHYHIICNDCGKIVDFHYPGLDEVEHLASHVTGFQVDYHRLEIYGTCQTCLSKTATAQ, encoded by the coding sequence ATGTCTGAAGTACAATTAAAAGACGCGCTTGATGCTTTGAAGTCAACAGGTGTAAGAATCACGCCCCAACGTCACGCGATTTTGGAGTATATGATTCATTCAACAAACCACCCGACAGCGGATGACATTTATCGCGCGCTTGAAAAAATGTTTCCTAATATGAGTGTTGCAACTGTTTATAATAATTTACGCGTGTTCAGAAAAGCAGGGTTGGTAAAAGAATTAACATATGGTGATTCTTCAAGCCGTTTTGATTTTGTTACACACGACCATTATCATATTATCTGTAATGATTGCGGGAAAATAGTTGATTTCCACTACCCAGGACTCGATGAAGTTGAACATTTAGCTTCGCATGTAACAGGATTTCAAGTGGATTATCATCGTCTTGAGATTTACGGAACATGCCAAACATGCTTAAGTAAAACGGCGACTGCTCAATAA
- a CDS encoding YgzB family protein, whose translation MKPYKNKINRIRTFALALIFIGIVIMYVGIYFRNQPIVMVILMLLGVLAIIGSTGVYAWIGLLSMKTVPVECPNCGKHTKMLGRVDICMHCNEPLTMDRSLEGKEFDQDYNKKSSQ comes from the coding sequence ATGAAACCTTATAAAAATAAAATTAATCGCATTCGTACGTTTGCGTTAGCTTTGATCTTCATCGGCATTGTTATTATGTATGTTGGCATATACTTCAGAAACCAACCGATTGTGATGGTCATTTTAATGCTACTTGGTGTCCTCGCAATTATCGGAAGTACAGGCGTTTATGCTTGGATTGGGTTGCTGTCCATGAAAACCGTACCAGTGGAATGTCCGAATTGTGGAAAGCATACAAAAATGCTGGGTCGCGTAGATATTTGCATGCATTGCAACGAACCTTTAACAATGGATCGTTCTCTTGAAGGTAAAGAGTTTGATCAGGACTACAATAAAAAAAGCTCACAATAA
- a CDS encoding nucleotidyltransferase-like protein yields MEQILRPIYQERASQESTLGVILVEKREKVSQITDTFDSILLIITKENETPVFTKHYTYLDKKAAMHIVTEKQLHKWLLLGTNRKIVDWLFYGRVIYDRNEFMEKLKTELKDYPFYGRKIKMGMEFAKLIRRYMEGKSFFEEKNYMDAYHHMVESLHHLARLAVLENGLPPEVTVWSQVKQMEPAIYKLYEELISSDEPIDKRLELLFLASEFYIHSRTKDGALHIREVMGKQSSWTIQELHEQEELKNYSSDLEVFIEFLVEKDLVSINGVTTKSEGVFHRYYYVKN; encoded by the coding sequence ATGGAACAAATACTACGTCCTATTTATCAAGAGCGCGCCAGTCAGGAAAGTACCCTCGGAGTAATCTTAGTCGAGAAAAGAGAAAAAGTCAGTCAGATTACGGACACTTTCGACTCGATATTGTTAATTATCACGAAAGAAAACGAAACACCAGTGTTTACAAAACATTATACGTATTTAGATAAAAAAGCTGCGATGCACATCGTTACGGAAAAGCAATTACATAAATGGTTATTGCTTGGTACGAATCGTAAAATAGTCGATTGGCTTTTTTATGGCCGTGTAATTTATGATCGCAACGAATTTATGGAGAAGCTAAAGACTGAACTCAAAGATTATCCCTTCTATGGTCGTAAAATTAAAATGGGCATGGAGTTCGCTAAACTAATCCGACGCTATATGGAAGGGAAATCATTTTTTGAAGAAAAGAACTATATGGATGCCTATCATCATATGGTAGAATCACTTCATCATTTAGCTCGGTTAGCTGTGCTCGAAAATGGATTACCTCCAGAAGTAACGGTTTGGTCTCAAGTCAAACAAATGGAACCAGCGATTTATAAATTGTATGAAGAGTTAATATCGAGTGATGAACCAATTGACAAGCGACTGGAATTATTATTCTTGGCAAGTGAATTCTATATTCATTCAAGAACAAAAGACGGGGCTCTTCATATAAGAGAAGTAATGGGGAAACAAAGCAGCTGGACCATTCAAGAGTTGCACGAGCAGGAAGAGTTGAAAAACTACTCTTCAGATCTAGAAGTTTTCATTGAATTTCTTGTGGAGAAGGATCTTGTTTCTATTAATGGCGTCACAACGAAGAGTGAAGGCGTCTTCCACAGATACTATTATGTGAAAAACTAA